In Sebastes umbrosus isolate fSebUmb1 chromosome 7, fSebUmb1.pri, whole genome shotgun sequence, the sequence gatcatcatatgtttgcAGCGTTGCTATCCTGCAAGAACCACgttatctctaaaaagtcaacttttcatgagTTCAAATGTCCTgctttcagctttgtgacgatgtattttccagctgatccaagaaggttttaaacagtttatttagcttaagaagCACACATAAAGAAgaacacataaaggaacacttcatccttcagtttatcaaaaatattcaaaatcaaCACATCTGTACTAAACTAAAGCTGTctgataaatgtaaatgtagtaaaaagtacaacatttgcCTCTGAGacgtagtggagtagaagtatacagTTTCATAAAAGGGAATGGGAagtactcaaataaagtacaagtgccttgaatttgtacttaagtatagtacttgagtaaatgtacttagttacattccaccgctGGAGAGAGGATACAGGTGTGAAAGAATAAGCAGATGTTTACCAGCCGTGGCTATCTGGTGCGCTGACATTGGCTCCAATGCGAACCAGGAAATCCACCACATTGTAATGTCCCCCACAGATGGCGTTGTGAAGGGCAGTGATGCCTTCATCATTGGGTTGGCTAGGGTCGTTCATCTACAGAAGACATTTTACACAGAGTGGATTCATCAGCTAAACTGTAAACTGTAATTAAGCTACAAGAATTTCTGCTCTCAGATATTCTTAATCAGCAAAGTGGGCTTTCTGTCTGTGTCTATTGTgggggtctccaacaagtaatcgtttctgagtggctcgctaaaggttcaaagaatgtgtacatatatttgataacacaaagtaACTTTGTAAACCTATTCAAATTTCTATTCAATCAAATGACACAAAACCATTAtttgccaatcagctgtcaaCATTAGGCCATGTTAGAAGGATAGCAAGCGcacaccagatttgacaatgacaaCAGAAAATAGCCAGGCCAAGAAAAGGCAAGAAATATACTATTTTTATGAGGAATGggtgacagattttttttttcacaaatgtaAATGACAAATGTGCGTGTCTCATTTGCGGCGCGAGCGTGTCAGTTGGTAGAATATGTAACATCGAGCGTCAATCCAAAGTCCACATCAACTTTTCATGGGACTTTCTGGCTAGTAGTAGTCTACGaaacagagaaggtaaaggagctggaaacaacaattaaaaaacagtctctgtttaccaaactgacgaAGAAGCCCTTCCCCTATGGCGGAATTGTAATAGAGGCAATGAATGGCTGACATGTTATTAAAGGGCCATAAAAGTATGACAGAAATTATGTCTGCTATTGGTGATTTACAACTTGGTGCTATAAGtagctctcggccactttcattttgtcaaattagctctcagaggaaaaaaaggttggagaaCCCAACTGGCTTTATCCACTTTATCCTCCTTCTAAAGCTACTTTCAGAATCACCTTGAGCCAGCTTTTAAACCACAGACTGCTAAAATGGAAGTAGAAGCTGATGTGCAGTATGAGAAACTTccagacaaatgtatttctgtATGAAGGAGAAGTAGCAGGGATGTGTTGAATGCAGGCTCAGCAAACCTTCCCTGACTGAATGAAAGTTAAGTTTCACAtatatttcagtgtttcttaAAGTCTAAATCCAGAACTGGAGCACCTACTATTGCACTACACTTTACTGTCTTGACTAGTTTTGAGGGACTTTTTACCCTgtaaatcttttctttttttttatggaggCTGCTGATGTAAGCTAAAAAAATGCATCCTCCAAAaatgaattacaaaaaaatgtttttgtaagaaaatagataaatataggAAACAATTAgagctttcaaagttaacgcgataacaacgtgttaacgcaaattcagtttaacgccactatttttttaatgcattaacgcaaattacgattttcagttttaaagctagagtgaagatgaacgaaactagaatggcactcggagagcgcagacctccaccaaggtgcgtgactttaaaaacagatcacaggtcacagctggcggtaccgtgagatggtcggcttattattaacaaggtgtgtttctgtgtaatgtatcggcggatgcctctctcattcaggagctttgttatgtctgtataacgttacactacgttgtctctcatcccgtcatctaccgctttgttctttgtcaccgcggacggccagcagctcccgcacctcgatgtctcgccacacacccacacatgaatctctctgctctcagaaggtcatgcgtcatcaacgcgtcatcagttacactgctcatgtgttataccctgtggtcttaatgatCAGGCTGATTGGAATCCTTAaaatcctgaatccggatcatgatccggatcgccaccaaaatctaatggactgttcattgtgctacaccccaaCCCTCCTCATTCAAATCTgtcgcaaacttttggagtaatcctgctcacagaccaacaaacaaacaaaccaacaaaccaacgtcggtgaaaacataacctccttcctaggcctagaagtaattagaaaacctaaggaatacattgttgtattagcttgttgtgaaggaggttaaataacgctccaaacttacactaaattttggcgaggaaaaactggtacggccgttttcaaaggggtcccttgccctctgacgtcaagatatgtggatgaaaatgggttctatggcctttattttaatgaatcaattcatttttatcttGTAATAAATCTTTATTCTCAATAGATTGTGTTTTATATAACTAGTTGGTAGTCTTTACATTTTggattttttgccaaatttcttTGAATCAATTCAAAGTCTACAGTTTTAAGGATTTTGCTTCCCTTACTGAATCAAAGCTTcatgtttattaaaaatatatatattatttgtatataattattagtGCATTATGGGTATTATGGGTTTAGTATTTTAGGTATGATTACTATTACTGGGAGTAGTAGCAGCAGATAGTCGTACTTGCAGTGacagtatatatacaataaGGTAtattactacacacacacacaaacacacacacacctcctgcaCGGCCCTCTGCACTGTCTCAAGTTCTCCGACCAACGCTCCGTCCAGCAGCAGGACGAGTGGGCTGAGGCGAGCTCGCCTCCCAGTACCTTTGTCCCGCTTGGCCTGCCGCAGAATGGAATGGTAGCACTGAAGGGACAAACAGGATAAGGTAAAACACTTGACAGCAGAGAATGTCATCCACCACGGGGATTTAaaccaaaatgtaaagttaGCTGTTTTATAATGAGAATCGTTGTCAGATCATGTACAGTTTGCCTTTACAGTGGGTTGAATGCATAATATTTAATAAGGCAGTTTTTTTCTAACAATTTGACACATTTCTGCTTGTCCAGAGATTATTACATCATCAGTTGCTTCCTTACTCTGAATTCAGGATGCATCGTGGATGCAGGTAGAGGGGCAGGAGGCGTAGCAAAGTCCTCTCCCtctgaggagctgctggactCGCTACCTTGCTCCCCCTTCTGGCGGCGTTCCTTCCTGCGAAAAAGCTTGTCGATGAGATTCTTGTATTGGTTGGGCTGGTAATGGGAGGCCCTCTTCAGGGGCTGCGACTGGTCCGAGGAGCCCCGTCTCTTCAGGGCCCGGGGGATTTCTGCCCGCATGCggagcagctcctccagattAGGAATCTCCTGGCTCTGGGCCTCAGGGGCCACCACTGGCTGTAGCCTGGTGGGGCTGAGGGGCCGGGGAGCTTGAGGAGCGCCCTCCCCTTTGCCTTCTGGCATGCTGGTATTCTCCGAAATCACAGGTATGTGATGAACCAAGTCCAGCCGCTCTAACTCTGCGTCTATATCCCCTGAGTTCAGCGCTGCAAAAAGATGGAAACCAAACCACATTTGTAACGCAACGTTAGTTGAACATAGAGagtgtcagagtgtgtgtgcagaaagGTGTTATACCGTCACTGTACACTGCTGGCTGTCTCAGCTCAGGTGGGTGTTGCAGTGGGTGGGGTACATGTTGGAGGAAGTACTCCCTCGGCATGGGTACAGGTGGTTGGTAAGGTGCCATGTCACCCTCTCCTCCCAGGACTCTGCGGTGGCGGGTTGTCGTCGCTTCCCAGCGGGGGTTTTGGAGACGCATGATGACGGAGAGAGGGATGGGCTTGCGCTGGCGGGACTGAGTAGAAGTCGGGGGAATGGAAATACGGGAGATGATGGGCTGAGGGTGGTAAGGGGAGTGGACTGGGGATGAAACATCTGGAGGTACTGTTATACGCGTGTTACGGGGGAGAGAGGCATTGGAAAACAGGAGAGACTGAGAGCGAGGATcctggaaaagaaagaaaagatcagGGATAAATTCTTCTAATCTAATCCCAATCCACTGAATCAGATGACTGTATATTGTGAAGTGTCTCTCATTGTTCCAAatcacagagaattatcaaaTAACTCTGCAGCTCTATGCAGATATTAACCCTCCCATAGCTTGTTGTTTTTTGATTTTACGGCAAATTTATTGTGCAGTTCAGTTTCAAtgctttcataaaaaaacatcaaaaggaAAATGAACACTAGACTCGTATTCATCAATTGGACAGAAACAGGGATGATAATATTGTTGCTTTGTGACTGCTGGATGGGGAAATAAATATCTCCTGAGACAAcctaacttaaagggatagcttGGGTGTTTTGAGgtggggttttatgaggtattcatccatagtcagtgtattacctacagtacatgacagtcggcacgaccccagtttggagacgcagacaggagttatcacacaggagcaaagcaatttagtgctgtggacgggggcagcagcaaaacacattttaaccacctaaaaaaacaatatcagtttaagtgtacgctataattaaaatatttttaaccGCTTTACTTTACAGCCCTCtccaatggggaactgaagcctttGTGTCCATCTatctctcgccaaagccaccagactccattgaaaaaaactgcaatttttaccttgcagaacacagaggTTGCTGggctaccgctgcctcgatcagttagtttgtttgtgttattgtgtgactttaattagttcagattcaccaaagtcacacaataccacagacaaactaactgatcgaggcaggagtagaccagcaactcccttGTTCTGTGGGGCAAAattacagttgttttttttaatggagtctggttgctttggtgagagcagaGATTACGGCTttagttccccgttggaaacatAGACCGTACAGCTGTCTCGTGGCAAGGTAAACTGGCAAAAATATTgcaaatatagcgtacacttaaactgatgttgacagttttaggtgagcctttcttttaggtggctaaaatacattttgctgctttacatccagtacattgctttggttctgtgcggtaactcctgccttcttaatacactgactatggttaagtacctcatacatccccacttcaaaacaaccaAACCATTCCTTTAACAAGCCAGTAACACTGTGCTGACTGTGTATCACACTGCTTTTAGCAGTTTTGATGGTTTTCTGACCCATAGAGGCCAAAAATGGTCTAatgcatctttaaaaaaagaaatgctacGACTGAGTTTTGAGTTCAAGAGGCTGGTGAATCCCCGCCCACAGTCTGTTAGCCAGTTCACCCTGTTACTGGCAGTACCTCCCATTTCGTGGAGATCTGTGGCTTCTCAACAACTCGAGGGAATGGCTTAACacagatttaagaaaaaaagggtTCGGGCTACAACATAAACCACACAAATAAATCTCTCACAGCACCTCTTTGAAAGCCTCTCTGTTAACACCACCTACCTTTTTGGGGCTCGGGGCCGGAGGAGGGCCATCGAGGTTGGACTCTCTCCAGCTGCTGTTTGGCACAGACGGCCGTAGCCAGTCTGTCTCTGTAACAGGAAAGTGTTACATTAGAAAACAGAGACCACATATAGAACAGCCAGAGCGCCAGGTCTTGTACCCAAATGGTTTGCCCTGGACTTATTCCACAACTTCACATACAAAATCAAAGCTGAGAGAGTGTCAGAAGTCAACCAACTGTCATAGGTGTGGTGAGATTTCTTCTCGTAGGACACGTCAAGATCTGTCTCATTCCACTTGCCAGAACTCTTTTGCCGCTGCACACCCTCAtctgggagagagggagagattgggagagaaaataagagaagaaaggaaacaCAGGAAACAGTGCCAGAAAGAGGGAGACATTACAAAAGGAGGCTTCAGTATTGCAGTAATTTACAGGGCAGTATTTCTCcaagacattttatttgtagagTTGGAGAATCTGTGAAAGGGCCCTTAAACCCAGAGTAATTCAATTCTTTTGGATGGGTTGATGGAGTATTTTCGTAGCTAAGCTCTGttagaatgtttaaaaaatagggtatttttctatttttgtggCAAACTGGCACGTAAGGCtaaaaataactaatacaaaatatcatttaaataatgttgtttGAAGCTGCAGGGGTTGTGCAACAGCTTCATGGTATGATGAAGGGCCGTGCAATGTGGTGCTTGTTCTTATCACTGGTTGTGTAATATGTGTGATGTGTGGTTGTGATTTGCTTTAGTACATGTTGCTTTGTTGcctgtttctttattattacTACTGTGGAGGCAGCTATATGAAAAGACAATGCGTCATATCATGTGTGCAGCATTTGAGCCCAAGACAAGTTTCCCTATGGGGACAATAaagtactgtatattgtatcatactactatactgtataaagaTATGAAGCCCATCTTTTTGTTCTGGCAGCCTCCAGAGCTTCACACCCATCTTTAATGAATACACACTGTTTGGGGTTCATAAAAGttgcagtaggcagattggagcaaatatcattaaaaaaggttatctttctaaaacggtcactatatcctgacagtactgcatgagaaaaaaatcatgtgcctcagtgtcctccagtgctcctaacggtatctgcaagatttcacagaccggaggaaaacaaccaatcagagctgagctggagccttgccgtctctgagcagctgtcaatcactcgcaaactccgatcaaacggtcaaaactaggcagtgctgactaaatatgaatcaatattctgttactgtattgtctatttctcacttcaaatgttttcagaaacatcttgtagtgtactgtttagctgtaaaacgagaaagtttgtgagatcaattgaggaaataccaagcaccgcccaccaactttctcattttacagctaaacagtacactacaagatgtttctggaaacattttacgtgagaaataggcattacagttacagaatattaattcatatttgataagtGCTGCTGattttgaccgtttgatcagaatttgcaagtgattgacagctgcctctgttgaatgaacagccaataggaacactctctgtgaaatgacctgtgattggtcaaagtctccagtcaagggctagattttttaaagcctgaaaacagagccatgaggaggagcaggagtctagttatctctcagaacacttgaattacaatatgctgaaaggttattatggcatttttgcccaatgacgccaaaaatatactgcccacTGCCGCTTTATCATGACAATTGACTTATTTATGAGCTACTACTGTGGTTGGCAGCATTGTTGACCCTATCTGCTCCCTTGAAATAccatatctaaaaaaaaacggATTCATCACCAAATTAGAAAAGATCACTGAGGGACAGTTCAGAATTTCTGGTTCAAAATGTGCATTGTCATCATGTTGACTGAAGAGTACCAGCTTCATGCTTAAACAGCACATCTGTAACTGAAACATCCACCCCAAGACAAGACTGCTTTTATTTCCAAAAGTATCCCTCCTTCACGAAACATTACAATGCTGGTCATATTGCAAATACTGCAGCACAAAGCCCTCGATTATACGTTGAGGTGATATttcttttatatacagtatgccacTCTTTCAGGTAGTTTCCCACCTTGCATGTGCTGTCAACTCAAAATGATTACAATGGGataattaaaggcagggttgacaaTGCTATCCAGTatccactatttgttatattggttgaaatggtctttacaccccgacagcgatccattactgattagctctgaaaaaggactggAAAAGAGCcatcatctgtagctgctgtaatcctgtaaaaacgtctaccaatcactgcctcacggtctgcttggaaagaaccaatcagatgtctccctgcctccctgctcgtactctacccttggcgtgcaccagcctgaactcaaagtgcGTCACCGCTgcaagtttactggagaat encodes:
- the ppp1r13l gene encoding relA-associated inhibitor, with translation MSSQTSFGSSMLFQTINDDLNASLATADELSREFNSMLKEASSNNNNTKAESQTSPTGLSNTSIFTRGSSGSSNGSSSSKPFSPSSTTFHSGDVFSSNKNTPSPPTVFYHSPHSSPEIQRKARSPLPQAGSDIYSYVQKSPRHSPHTPRRNSPVRYDSSPRGSISYVDRSPSPSPTASTFEQRPWPTSPQPSSNLLSPYDSGQMGRRSPRTDRSRSPLSFNPGSSTLPRNFGGFRQPDEGVQRQKSSGKWNETDLDVSYEKKSHHTYDKTDWLRPSVPNSSWRESNLDGPPPAPSPKKDPRSQSLLFSNASLPRNTRITVPPDVSSPVHSPYHPQPIISRISIPPTSTQSRQRKPIPLSVIMRLQNPRWEATTTRHRRVLGGEGDMAPYQPPVPMPREYFLQHVPHPLQHPPELRQPAVYSDALNSGDIDAELERLDLVHHIPVISENTSMPEGKGEGAPQAPRPLSPTRLQPVVAPEAQSQEIPNLEELLRMRAEIPRALKRRGSSDQSQPLKRASHYQPNQYKNLIDKLFRRKERRQKGEQGSESSSSSEGEDFATPPAPLPASTMHPEFRCYHSILRQAKRDKGTGRRARLSPLVLLLDGALVGELETVQRAVQEMNDPSQPNDEGITALHNAICGGHYNVVDFLVRIGANVSAPDSHGWTPLHCAASCNDRPLCEFLVRNGAAVVAMTESDGATASQKCDPYAVGFEECETFLRGVEEAMGAENSGVLYALWSYPSQATDELGFKEGDMVTILQKSEGSDWWWASLCGREGFVPNNYFGLFPKVRPKSLC